The Acidimicrobiales bacterium genome includes a window with the following:
- a CDS encoding ferric reductase-like transmembrane domain-containing protein — translation MNPEFWWYLTRSSGMIAWLMLTASVIWGILLSTKAFPNHRHPTWLLAMHRWLAGLTMSFLAIHLASLVADSYVSFGLADLAVPYASEWKPGAVALGVLGMWLLVAVQLTSLAMRRLPRRFWRVVHLTSYLAFWLTSMHAAFAGTDSTSWLYRGGAAASILAVAFALMYRVANRRAVRRAERSASARDAVPVNTAISDGSVSTGP, via the coding sequence ATGAATCCGGAGTTCTGGTGGTACCTCACGCGCTCGTCGGGGATGATCGCCTGGCTGATGCTCACCGCGTCGGTGATCTGGGGAATCCTCCTCTCCACGAAGGCGTTCCCCAACCATCGGCATCCGACCTGGCTACTGGCGATGCACCGTTGGCTGGCCGGGCTCACGATGTCGTTCCTCGCGATCCACCTGGCGTCCCTGGTCGCCGACAGCTACGTGTCGTTCGGACTCGCGGATCTCGCCGTCCCCTACGCGTCTGAATGGAAGCCCGGGGCCGTCGCTCTCGGGGTCCTCGGCATGTGGCTCCTCGTCGCGGTGCAACTGACCTCGTTGGCGATGCGACGCCTCCCGCGTCGCTTCTGGCGGGTCGTGCACCTCACCAGCTACCTGGCGTTCTGGCTCACGAGCATGCACGCCGCCTTCGCCGGGACCGACTCCACCTCGTGGCTGTACCGGGGCGGCGCAGCGGCCTCGATCCTCGCCGTCGCCTTCGCGCTCATGTACCGGGTGGCGAATCGACGAGCGGTGCGTCGCGCCGAACGGTCGGCCTCCGCACGGGACGCCGTTCCTGTGAACACGGCCATCTCCGACGGCTCCGTCTCCACTGGCCCTTAG
- a CDS encoding ATP-binding protein gives MTRRLVVSYLAITVVVLVLLEVPFAVFYAQRELERLTADVERDASVIASIYEDDLEAGRTPDPLPAQRYEARTGARVVVVDARGISVVDTGQPAPRDFATRPEIATALTGERSTGTRPSETLGTELLYVAVPVASSGTVHGALRITLDTSEVDEHVHRFWWGLASIGLVVLAAMGLVGWLIARSVTLPLRRLNATARRFGSGDLSIEPAAAEGPPELRELSETMSTMARQLAAMIDEQRAFVADASHQLRTPLTGLRLRLENLQADPDGTTDGAQIEAAIEEITRLSTLVTDLLQLARADRHDTSVPHDLAAIAAERVDTWSAVAEGADVRLALQSDQPSLMVMAVPGAIEQILDNVLDNAVDISPAGTTVTVSIHPGVEEHSLVVTDQGPGLTDDDKARALRRFWRGDTNRPGTGLGLAIATSLATASGGGLSLGDGPDGGLEVTVDFPAEQPGELHPSEHG, from the coding sequence ATGACCAGACGTCTCGTGGTCAGCTACCTGGCGATCACCGTCGTCGTCCTGGTCCTTCTCGAAGTGCCGTTCGCCGTCTTCTACGCCCAACGGGAACTCGAACGCCTCACCGCCGACGTCGAGCGCGACGCATCGGTCATCGCCTCCATCTACGAGGACGACCTCGAGGCAGGGCGCACCCCCGACCCACTCCCCGCGCAGCGCTACGAAGCGCGGACGGGAGCGCGGGTCGTCGTGGTCGACGCACGAGGGATCTCCGTCGTCGACACCGGCCAACCGGCCCCCCGGGACTTCGCGACACGCCCGGAGATCGCCACCGCTCTCACGGGCGAACGCTCCACGGGCACGCGCCCGTCGGAGACCCTCGGCACCGAACTGCTCTATGTCGCGGTACCCGTCGCGTCGAGCGGCACCGTGCACGGCGCCCTGCGGATCACCCTCGACACCTCCGAGGTGGATGAACACGTACACCGCTTCTGGTGGGGACTCGCGAGCATCGGTCTCGTGGTCCTCGCCGCGATGGGCCTGGTCGGCTGGCTCATCGCCCGTTCCGTGACATTGCCACTGCGCCGCCTCAACGCCACCGCCCGTCGCTTCGGCAGCGGAGACCTCAGTATCGAGCCGGCCGCCGCAGAAGGACCACCCGAGCTCCGCGAGCTCTCCGAGACCATGTCGACGATGGCACGGCAGCTCGCGGCGATGATCGACGAACAGCGGGCCTTCGTCGCCGACGCCTCACACCAGCTCCGCACTCCCCTCACGGGGCTCCGACTCAGACTCGAGAACCTCCAGGCCGACCCCGACGGCACCACCGACGGGGCGCAGATCGAAGCGGCTATCGAGGAGATCACCCGCCTGTCGACCCTCGTGACCGACCTGTTGCAGCTCGCCCGCGCCGACCGTCACGACACATCTGTCCCTCACGACCTCGCCGCCATCGCCGCCGAGAGGGTCGACACCTGGAGCGCCGTGGCCGAGGGAGCCGACGTCCGCCTCGCGCTGCAGTCCGATCAGCCGTCCCTGATGGTCATGGCCGTCCCCGGTGCGATCGAACAGATCCTCGACAACGTGCTGGACAACGCGGTGGACATCTCGCCCGCGGGTACCACCGTCACCGTGTCCATCCACCCCGGCGTCGAAGAGCACAGCCTCGTCGTTACCGACCAGGGACCCGGCCTGACCGACGACGACAAGGCGCGCGCGCTGCGACGCTTCTGGCGCGGCGACACGAACCGCCCCGGCACCGGCCTCGGCCTCGCCATCGCAACGAGCCTCGCGACGGCCTCGGGAGGCGGCCTGAGCCTGGGCGACGGTCCCGATGGTGGACTGGAGGTCACCGTCGACTTCCCCGCCGAACAGCCGGGGGAGCTCCACCCCTCTGAGCACGGTTAG
- a CDS encoding homocysteine S-methyltransferase family protein — protein MSTRFVTSPVGSADSATHRLPQLDGRVFISEAGFETDLVFNHGIDLPHFATFPLLESPEHRDTIRRYYQAVIDIGRRDGTGVVIETLTWRAHSDWGALLGYDAGALERVNRDAVTLFVELRAANPDTAVVVSGNLGPRGDGYAIADAMSASEAAKYHHPQVRSLAAAGPDLVSAFTINYADEATGIVMAAVSEDVPVVISFTVETDGRLPSGQSLAAAIEQVDAATDGAAAYFMVNCAHPSHFLHVLDTPGPWYRLRGVRANASTKSHEELDNSTELDRGDETALVDGYLRIADRLPHLAVTGGCCGTDLAHLDLISAAFAGRPSTRPEPS, from the coding sequence ATGAGCACCCGTTTCGTCACAAGCCCGGTCGGCTCTGCCGACTCCGCCACCCACCGCCTGCCGCAACTGGACGGGCGCGTCTTCATCAGTGAGGCCGGCTTCGAGACCGATCTGGTCTTCAACCACGGCATCGACCTGCCCCACTTCGCGACCTTCCCGCTCCTGGAGTCGCCGGAGCACCGAGACACCATCCGCCGCTACTACCAGGCGGTGATCGACATAGGCCGACGTGACGGCACCGGTGTGGTCATCGAGACGCTCACCTGGCGGGCACATTCCGACTGGGGCGCCCTGCTCGGCTACGACGCGGGAGCCCTCGAGCGGGTCAACCGCGACGCGGTCACGCTCTTCGTCGAGTTGCGTGCGGCCAACCCCGACACGGCGGTGGTCGTCAGCGGCAACCTCGGTCCTCGCGGCGACGGGTACGCCATCGCGGACGCCATGAGCGCCTCAGAGGCAGCGAAGTACCACCATCCACAGGTCCGGTCCCTCGCGGCCGCCGGTCCCGATCTCGTCTCCGCCTTCACGATCAACTACGCCGACGAGGCGACCGGGATCGTGATGGCAGCCGTCAGCGAAGACGTGCCCGTCGTCATCTCGTTCACCGTCGAGACCGACGGCCGGCTGCCCTCCGGTCAGTCGCTGGCAGCGGCGATCGAGCAGGTCGACGCGGCCACCGACGGCGCAGCGGCTTACTTCATGGTGAACTGCGCCCACCCCAGCCACTTCCTCCACGTCCTCGACACGCCCGGCCCCTGGTACCGCCTCCGCGGGGTCCGCGCCAACGCGTCGACGAAGAGCCACGAGGAACTCGACAACTCCACAGAGCTCGATCGGGGCGACGAGACGGCCCTGGTCGACGGCTACCTCCGGATCGCGGACCGGCTCCCACACCTCGCGGTCACCGGCGGATGCTGTGGCACCGACCTGGCCCACCTCGACCTGATCAGTGCGGCATTCGCCGGGCGCCCGAGCACGAGACCCGAGCCGTCGTGA
- a CDS encoding response regulator transcription factor: MRILVVEDDPSISGPLRDGLTREGFEVEVAATGAEALAATPVDLVLLDLGLPDLEGRVVCQRLRSTTSVPIIVVSARGDEIDRVMLLELGADDYVVKPFGFRELVARIRAVTRRANSTESSHTTDELVVGPLHIDQRSRTVEFAGDHVELTPKEYDLLVFLASDAGAVRSREQLIHDVWDEHWWGSTKTLDVHVASLRKKLLPDLIETVRSVGYRLVELPTDPP; this comes from the coding sequence ATGAGAATCCTGGTCGTGGAAGACGATCCGTCGATCTCGGGGCCGCTGCGGGACGGCCTCACCCGCGAGGGATTCGAGGTCGAGGTGGCGGCGACCGGCGCCGAGGCGCTGGCTGCTACGCCTGTCGATCTGGTACTGCTCGACCTCGGTCTTCCCGACCTCGAGGGACGCGTCGTGTGTCAGCGGCTCCGATCGACGACCAGCGTGCCGATCATCGTGGTCTCGGCCCGCGGCGACGAGATCGACCGTGTCATGCTCCTCGAACTCGGCGCCGACGACTACGTCGTCAAGCCGTTCGGCTTCCGTGAACTCGTCGCCAGGATCCGGGCGGTCACCCGCCGCGCCAACTCGACGGAGAGTTCCCACACCACAGATGAACTTGTCGTCGGACCGCTACACATCGACCAACGCAGCAGGACCGTGGAGTTCGCGGGTGACCATGTCGAGCTCACGCCCAAGGAGTACGACCTCCTCGTGTTCCTCGCCTCCGATGCCGGCGCCGTCCGCAGCCGCGAACAGCTCATCCACGACGTGTGGGACGAGCACTGGTGGGGATCGACGAAGACGCTCGACGTCCACGTCGCATCACTGCGCAAGAAGCTGCTCCCCGATCTGATCGAGACCGTCCGATCGGTCGGCTACCGACTGGTCGAGCTCCCCACCGATCCTCCATGA
- a CDS encoding EAL domain-containing protein, with translation MADEQNLSAVLSEFARTVITDFPIQKILDHLVQRIVGVLPITAAGVTLISDDRKAEYIAASDASALRFEQLQSEVGEGPCLEAYQTGEAVAVPDVATDGRFPRFSPLASTAGLGAVFTFPLRHGDVRIGALDLYRTSPGPLDEHDMDTAQTLADVTAAYLLNARAREEANQDLESVRHSSLHDPLTGLPNRQLLQERLTHASDLAKRSHTKAAVLFVDLDRFKDVNDQHGHHAGDALLRAVSDRLSHLIRDGDTLARVSGDEFVLFCENISSPKDVEDLAERIGASFKPPFSIFGRPIAITASVGIAFAGAGADITDELITRADVAMYAVKRRGGADHQIHDLRTTSPPAMDPPLLPDWRDEESFAADLREAMDSGAIYVAYQPIFDLDSERIRKVEALARWDHPVRGAISPGTFIPLAERHGLIDELGAWVLQRSCAGIVEIHRSGIDVDLTVNVSATQLHHPDVVECVAEVLEAAGLDAHRLWIEVTEGVLVDDRAIESLHRLHDLGVRLAIDDFGTGYASLQYLTRLSVDALKIDMSFVRGLGVNVSDTAIIRSVIGLGRELGVRVIAEGVETESQRAQLVALECRLGQGWLLGHAVQLDEFIRARRQGDAVRPVIPAGGNERLRLAALEACRVLDTDHENAFDSLARLASRLLGTPIALISLVDAQRQWFKASIGVDVTETPRGIAFCSHAIEVPDQPFVIPDTELDDRFCTNPFVTGPPNIRAYAGIPICSREGLALGTLCVLDTAPRTFSDDDLDLLTALAEQAATLLDLRRRVAELHTRNQLVRGQALEGAVAPALVAGA, from the coding sequence ATGGCCGACGAACAGAATCTCTCTGCAGTTCTCAGCGAGTTCGCGCGCACCGTCATCACCGATTTCCCGATCCAGAAGATCCTCGACCACCTGGTGCAACGGATCGTCGGGGTCTTGCCCATCACCGCTGCGGGTGTGACCCTCATCTCGGACGACAGAAAGGCGGAATACATCGCGGCCTCCGACGCGTCTGCGTTGCGGTTCGAGCAACTGCAGTCCGAGGTCGGAGAGGGACCCTGCCTCGAGGCGTACCAAACCGGCGAGGCGGTCGCCGTCCCAGACGTGGCAACTGACGGCCGGTTCCCACGTTTCTCGCCCCTCGCAAGCACGGCTGGTCTCGGAGCCGTGTTCACGTTCCCGCTGCGACATGGCGACGTTCGGATCGGCGCGCTCGACCTGTACAGAACCAGCCCCGGCCCACTCGACGAGCACGACATGGACACAGCGCAGACGCTGGCCGATGTCACCGCCGCCTATCTCCTCAACGCACGAGCACGGGAGGAGGCCAACCAAGACCTGGAGTCGGTCCGCCACAGTTCGCTGCACGACCCTCTCACCGGACTGCCCAACCGACAGCTACTTCAGGAGCGCCTCACTCACGCCTCTGACCTGGCGAAACGGTCCCACACGAAGGCGGCCGTACTCTTCGTCGACCTCGACCGCTTCAAGGACGTGAACGACCAGCACGGCCATCACGCCGGCGACGCGCTACTCCGCGCCGTCAGCGATCGGCTCAGCCACTTGATTCGCGATGGCGACACACTCGCTCGAGTTTCAGGAGACGAGTTCGTCCTGTTCTGCGAGAACATCAGCTCGCCCAAGGATGTGGAGGATCTCGCCGAGCGGATCGGCGCGTCCTTCAAGCCACCGTTCTCGATCTTCGGTCGCCCCATCGCGATCACAGCAAGCGTCGGGATCGCCTTCGCCGGCGCGGGCGCGGACATCACCGATGAGCTCATCACCAGAGCAGACGTCGCGATGTACGCGGTCAAACGCAGAGGCGGAGCAGACCATCAGATCCACGATCTTCGCACCACCTCGCCACCAGCGATGGACCCCCCACTGCTACCGGATTGGCGCGACGAAGAGTCGTTCGCTGCGGACCTTCGCGAAGCCATGGACTCGGGGGCGATCTACGTCGCCTACCAGCCGATCTTCGATCTGGACTCTGAGCGGATCCGCAAGGTCGAAGCGCTCGCACGGTGGGACCACCCGGTGCGTGGGGCCATCTCCCCAGGAACGTTCATCCCCCTGGCAGAACGTCACGGCCTGATCGACGAACTCGGGGCATGGGTGTTGCAGAGATCCTGCGCCGGGATAGTCGAGATACATCGGAGCGGGATCGACGTCGACTTGACGGTCAACGTCTCGGCGACGCAGCTACACCACCCCGATGTCGTTGAATGCGTGGCGGAAGTCCTGGAGGCCGCCGGCCTGGACGCACATCGGTTGTGGATCGAGGTGACCGAAGGCGTGCTGGTCGATGACCGTGCCATCGAGTCTCTGCATCGCCTACACGATCTCGGTGTGCGCCTGGCCATCGATGACTTCGGCACCGGCTATGCCAGCTTGCAGTATCTGACGCGACTCTCAGTGGATGCGCTCAAGATCGACATGTCCTTCGTCAGGGGTCTCGGCGTCAACGTCAGCGACACCGCAATCATTCGCTCGGTGATCGGCCTCGGACGGGAGCTCGGGGTGAGGGTCATCGCCGAAGGTGTCGAAACCGAATCCCAACGGGCTCAGCTGGTGGCGCTCGAGTGCCGTCTCGGGCAAGGATGGCTACTCGGGCACGCCGTCCAACTCGATGAGTTCATTCGAGCACGTCGACAGGGCGATGCGGTTCGTCCCGTCATCCCGGCCGGAGGGAACGAGAGGCTTCGTCTCGCAGCTCTCGAAGCCTGCAGGGTCCTCGATACGGACCACGAGAACGCGTTCGACTCTCTCGCTCGGTTGGCCTCCCGGTTGCTGGGGACACCGATCGCGCTGATCTCGCTCGTCGACGCCCAGCGCCAATGGTTCAAGGCGAGCATCGGCGTGGACGTCACGGAAACGCCGCGCGGCATCGCCTTCTGTTCACACGCCATCGAAGTCCCCGACCAGCCGTTCGTCATCCCCGACACAGAACTGGACGACCGCTTCTGCACCAACCCCTTCGTCACCGGACCCCCCAACATCCGCGCCTACGCCGGCATCCCGATCTGCAGCCGGGAAGGACTCGCGCTGGGAACCCTCTGCGTGTTGGACACCGCGCCACGCACCTTCAGCGACGACGACCTGGACCTGTTGACCGCCCTGGCCGAGCAGGCGGCAACGCTGCTCGACCTGCGTCGCCGGGTGGCCGAGCTCCACACACGAAACCAACTTGTGCGGGGCCAAGCCCTCGAAGGAGCCGTAGCACCAGCTCTCGTGGCCGGCGCCTGA
- a CDS encoding phytanoyl-CoA dioxygenase family protein: MRVGALPTLPSTAGIAEVDAAIEEVGAVIVDGLIAAATVRRMSDDLSPWVDGTPAGSRSGDPEWEEFHGATTVRVNGILAKTPAFVDICLDDTILGVADNRLIPDGGATQISDTQLIAIGPGESAQYLHRDQSGWPWFNRHLPDGPEITVIAMLAVTDCTAENGATRVVPGSHLRADSIGLYDPANSLPAEMSAGSVLLFSGKTVHGGGANHSVDQWRQALHLSYLQGWLRPEEAHAYSIPPEVGAALPRRAQELFGFAEYNPAPCGGGRLWLVDFEDPARLFTHPRPTNPIPQMTAGEYAFGERTPS, translated from the coding sequence ATGAGAGTGGGAGCGCTGCCCACCCTGCCCAGCACCGCCGGGATCGCGGAGGTGGACGCTGCGATCGAAGAGGTCGGAGCTGTGATCGTCGACGGGCTCATCGCCGCGGCAACCGTCCGCCGGATGAGCGACGACCTCAGCCCGTGGGTCGACGGCACCCCGGCCGGGAGTCGCAGCGGCGACCCCGAGTGGGAGGAGTTCCACGGCGCCACGACGGTCCGCGTGAACGGAATCCTGGCCAAGACGCCGGCCTTCGTCGACATCTGCCTCGACGACACCATCCTCGGTGTCGCCGACAACCGTCTCATCCCCGACGGGGGGGCGACCCAGATCAGCGACACCCAGCTCATCGCGATCGGCCCCGGTGAGTCCGCCCAGTACCTCCACCGCGACCAGAGCGGCTGGCCCTGGTTCAACCGGCACCTCCCCGACGGCCCCGAGATCACGGTCATCGCGATGTTGGCCGTCACCGACTGCACAGCCGAGAACGGCGCGACGCGTGTCGTCCCGGGTAGCCACCTCCGGGCCGACTCCATCGGCCTGTACGACCCGGCGAACTCGCTTCCGGCCGAGATGTCCGCGGGATCGGTGCTGTTGTTCAGCGGCAAGACCGTCCACGGTGGCGGCGCCAACCACTCCGTGGACCAGTGGCGTCAGGCCCTCCACCTCAGCTACCTGCAGGGGTGGCTGAGGCCGGAGGAGGCACACGCCTATTCGATTCCCCCCGAAGTCGGAGCGGCCCTTCCCCGGCGGGCCCAGGAGCTCTTCGGGTTCGCGGAGTACAACCCGGCCCCGTGCGGCGGTGGCCGCCTCTGGCTCGTCGACTTCGAGGATCCCGCCCGTCTGTTCACCCATCCCCGCCCGACCAACCCGATTCCCCAGATGACCGCAGGTGAGTACGCCTTCGGTGAAAGGACCCCTTCATGA
- a CDS encoding FtsX-like permease family protein, giving the protein MFRLSLRSLLAKKLRLLTTAIAIVLGVAFTAGTMILADTMSASFSSTIDDLGEGVDAVVRGDRLDPDDSFSPRATVPFDTLETVRSIDGVRTAAPYWEGYAQVIGADGKALDLRQSVGLNWIADPDLTMFHLVDGTAPRSGGEVVLDSDTADHAELDVGDTVDLITVAGRESFRIVGLSELDGGSSLGDTAFAFFHDSDAATRLAEPGAVDWILVGADDTTTEAELATAISAATPDAQVLSGSEFVDELQNEVDDSIELIETVLLAFGAIALFVGSFTIANTFTITIAQRTRELALVRAIGASRRQVLGSVFLEAGILGAVAAALGLVAGLGVATALTKVFSATGLEFPSRALIVAPSTVAVSMAAGIVVTVAAAVVPARRAASVAPVDAMRDASIERLDTSRRRVAIGSALGVAGIAALVSGASGGAASTVGLGSLATLLAVLALGPVLVRPVTGALAVPMRRLGASGRLAAANATRNPRRSAATAAALTIGVMLVVGASMFASTAKATLSGDVDDVLTADQVLRPVGMNPGFPTGIAGSIDALDDVRAVPMQITMALLDGEAADVAGLDLPAATGMIRLNLVDGDLGPAGLAIGDRVAEDRGWSVGDTVEMTFADGVSQLAVVGAIFEETTALPPVIAPYDTVAPHGDDLDRLVFVDAPSDALATVESILSTAPTVTVDTVDGYAASLAGSLDMVLTVVLGFLGLAVVIAVLGIATTVGLSVHERTRELGVLRAVGMSRRQLRRSIRLESIAIALFGTLLGMAMGIGFTWALLTTLVDDGLASPVVPAGALVAVTVGALLAGTIAAALPARRAARIAVLDAVRSA; this is encoded by the coding sequence ATGTTCCGCCTCTCCCTACGCTCACTGCTCGCCAAGAAGCTCCGACTCCTCACCACCGCCATCGCGATCGTTCTCGGCGTGGCCTTCACCGCGGGGACGATGATCCTCGCGGACACGATGTCCGCGTCGTTCTCGTCCACCATCGACGACCTCGGCGAGGGCGTGGACGCGGTCGTGCGCGGCGACCGACTCGACCCCGATGACTCCTTCTCCCCTCGTGCGACCGTTCCGTTCGACACTCTGGAGACGGTCCGCTCGATCGACGGGGTCCGCACCGCGGCTCCCTACTGGGAGGGGTACGCACAGGTCATCGGGGCGGACGGGAAGGCACTCGATCTGCGCCAGAGCGTCGGATTGAACTGGATCGCCGACCCGGACCTCACGATGTTCCACCTCGTCGACGGCACCGCTCCACGCTCCGGCGGCGAGGTCGTCCTCGACTCGGACACGGCGGACCACGCCGAACTCGACGTGGGCGACACCGTGGACCTGATCACGGTCGCAGGTCGTGAGTCCTTCAGGATCGTCGGGCTCTCCGAACTCGACGGGGGCAGCTCGCTCGGCGACACGGCGTTCGCCTTCTTCCACGACAGCGACGCTGCCACCCGGCTCGCCGAGCCCGGGGCCGTCGACTGGATCCTCGTCGGCGCCGACGACACCACGACCGAGGCCGAACTCGCCACCGCCATCTCGGCTGCGACCCCGGACGCCCAGGTCCTGTCGGGTTCCGAGTTCGTCGACGAGTTGCAGAACGAGGTCGACGACTCGATCGAGCTGATCGAGACCGTGCTCTTGGCCTTCGGTGCGATCGCGTTGTTCGTCGGTTCGTTCACGATCGCCAACACGTTCACAATCACCATCGCCCAGCGCACCAGGGAACTCGCCCTCGTCCGGGCCATCGGAGCGAGCCGGCGCCAGGTGCTCGGTTCCGTCTTCCTCGAGGCCGGAATTCTCGGCGCCGTCGCCGCCGCGCTGGGTCTCGTCGCCGGCCTCGGGGTGGCCACCGCTCTCACGAAGGTCTTCAGCGCGACCGGGCTGGAGTTCCCGTCCCGAGCACTGATCGTGGCTCCCTCGACCGTTGCCGTCTCGATGGCGGCCGGCATCGTCGTCACCGTCGCTGCCGCGGTCGTGCCCGCTCGACGGGCCGCTTCGGTCGCTCCGGTCGACGCCATGCGGGACGCGAGCATCGAGCGTCTCGACACGTCCCGCCGACGGGTCGCCATCGGTTCCGCGCTCGGAGTCGCCGGCATCGCTGCGCTCGTCAGCGGCGCCTCTGGGGGTGCCGCCTCGACCGTGGGCCTCGGCAGTCTCGCAACGTTGCTCGCCGTGCTTGCGCTGGGTCCGGTGCTCGTTCGCCCGGTCACCGGCGCGCTCGCGGTGCCGATGCGCCGACTCGGCGCCAGCGGCCGACTGGCCGCGGCCAACGCGACACGGAACCCGAGAAGGTCAGCCGCCACCGCCGCAGCACTGACGATCGGCGTGATGTTGGTCGTCGGTGCCTCGATGTTCGCCTCGACGGCCAAGGCGACGTTGAGTGGCGACGTCGACGACGTGTTGACGGCCGATCAGGTGCTACGACCGGTTGGCATGAACCCCGGGTTCCCGACTGGCATCGCCGGTTCGATCGACGCTCTCGACGACGTGAGAGCCGTGCCCATGCAGATCACGATGGCACTGCTCGACGGCGAGGCGGCCGACGTCGCCGGACTGGACCTCCCGGCGGCGACCGGAATGATCCGCCTGAACCTGGTCGATGGTGACCTCGGTCCAGCGGGGCTCGCGATCGGCGATCGTGTGGCAGAGGATCGGGGCTGGTCGGTCGGTGACACGGTCGAGATGACCTTCGCCGACGGGGTATCCCAGTTGGCCGTGGTGGGAGCCATCTTCGAGGAGACCACCGCCCTACCACCCGTGATCGCCCCCTACGACACGGTGGCCCCCCACGGCGATGACCTCGATCGCCTGGTCTTCGTCGACGCCCCATCCGACGCACTTGCCACGGTCGAGTCGATTCTGTCCACCGCTCCGACGGTGACGGTGGACACCGTCGACGGATACGCAGCTTCGCTTGCGGGCTCGCTCGACATGGTGCTGACCGTGGTGCTCGGCTTCCTCGGCCTGGCCGTGGTGATCGCCGTGCTGGGGATCGCGACGACCGTCGGGTTGTCGGTCCACGAGCGCACCCGTGAACTCGGGGTCTTGCGGGCGGTCGGCATGAGTCGACGGCAGCTGCGTCGGTCCATCCGGCTCGAGTCCATCGCGATCGCGCTGTTCGGCACGCTGCTCGGCATGGCGATGGGCATCGGGTTCACCTGGGCGCTGCTCACGACGCTCGTCGACGACGGGCTCGCATCGCCCGTCGTCCCGGCCGGCGCCCTGGTCGCTGTCACCGTGGGCGCCCTGCTCGCAGGAACGATCGCCGCGGCTCTCCCGGCCCGGAGAGCCGCCCGTATCGCTGTCCTCGACGCCGTCCGGTCCGCCTGA
- a CDS encoding FAD:protein FMN transferase has protein sequence MAVAEIHSRVMASRLHLIASDPTDGGPAGRVDAALRDVVSYLRHLEDRWSRFIPTSDISRINALGPTGGGVLSVDPSTLTLLGAMIEGYQVTAGRFDPTVLRAVIAEGYSASHLDPDLVCQVPAATMWASASLHDLELDPCANTVTVPAGLVVDPGGIGKGLAADLAVARLLDAGVAGAMVEIGGDLAMGGVPVDPAGWLVDVEHPDPADGLLCALAISGGGVATSSTRSRRWTRDGVERHHQIDPVTERSSSTDLDAVTVIASAAWLAEVHATAALAAGSGDAVAYLDGHGLSGIAVPRASAGCSVLSTGDLAGIDMRPRSGAR, from the coding sequence ATGGCAGTCGCTGAGATCCACAGCCGGGTGATGGCCAGCCGGCTGCATCTCATCGCCTCAGACCCGACCGACGGCGGGCCGGCCGGTCGAGTCGATGCAGCTCTGAGGGATGTCGTCTCCTACCTACGCCACCTCGAGGATCGCTGGAGCAGGTTCATCCCCACCAGCGACATCAGCCGCATCAACGCACTCGGTCCGACCGGCGGTGGAGTGCTCAGCGTCGACCCGTCGACGTTGACCCTGTTGGGGGCGATGATCGAGGGCTACCAGGTGACCGCGGGTCGGTTCGACCCGACCGTGTTGAGGGCCGTCATCGCCGAGGGGTACTCCGCCAGTCACCTCGACCCAGACCTTGTGTGCCAGGTGCCTGCGGCGACGATGTGGGCGTCGGCGTCACTGCACGACCTGGAACTCGACCCGTGCGCGAACACCGTGACGGTCCCGGCCGGCCTCGTCGTCGACCCCGGAGGCATCGGCAAGGGTCTGGCGGCCGACCTCGCGGTCGCCCGCCTCCTCGACGCCGGCGTGGCCGGGGCAATGGTCGAGATCGGAGGAGACCTCGCGATGGGTGGCGTGCCGGTCGACCCCGCCGGCTGGCTGGTAGACGTCGAGCACCCCGATCCCGCCGACGGGCTGCTCTGCGCTCTCGCCATCAGCGGCGGAGGCGTCGCAACGTCGAGCACCCGCTCGCGTCGCTGGACACGTGACGGCGTCGAACGCCATCACCAGATCGACCCGGTCACCGAGCGGTCCTCGTCGACCGATCTCGACGCTGTCACGGTCATCGCCTCAGCAGCGTGGCTGGCCGAGGTGCACGCCACCGCCGCACTCGCGGCAGGCTCCGGCGATGCCGTCGCCTACCTGGACGGACATGGACTCAGTGGAATCGCCGTCCCACGGGCCTCGGCCGGATGCAGCGTCCTGAGCACCGGTGATCTCGCCGGGATCGACATGCGGCCACGGAGCGGTGCGCGATGA